TCTGTTTTCTCATCAGCCAAGATTTTTACGAATCCGTCTAAGTCAGCACTTGCTCTCGCACGTCCTAAAGCTTTGAATGGGAAACTTCCTGATTTGTATTTAACTCCAGCCGCTTTCAATTGCTCTTCAGTTTGTCCAACTGCAGCAACTTCTGGCCAAGTGTAAACTACACCAGGAATTAAGTTATAATCGATATGTGGTTTTTGGCCCGCTAAGATTTCAGCAACCATCACTCCTTCTTCTTCCGCTTTGTGTGCCAACATCGCTCCGCGAACAACATCACCAATTGCGTAGATATTTGGAGTACTGGTTTGTAAATGATCATTTACTTCAACTTGTCCTCTATCTGAAATTTTAACTCCAGCTTTATCAGCGTTTAATCCGTCTGTGTAAGGACGACGACCAACAGAAACTAATGAATAATCTCCTTCAAGAGTAATAGTTTCTCCTTTTGCGTTTTCAGCTTGAACTACAACAGCATCACCGTTTCTTTCAACTGATTTTACTTTGTGAGAAACATAGAATTTCATTCCTTGTTTTTTCAATACTTTAGTTAATTCTTTAGAAAGCGCCCCGTCCATTCCTGGAATAATTCTGTCCATGAATTCTACTACAGAAACCTGAGCTCCTAAACGAAGATACACTTGTCCAAGCTCGATTCCGATAACTCCTCCACCAATAATAACTAAGTGTTTTGGAACTTCTTTTAAAGCTAAAGCTTCAGTCGAAGTGATGATTCTTTCTTTATCAATTTTGATGAATGGCAAAGAAGATGGTTTTGATCCTGTAGCAATTACAGTATATTTTGCTTCAATAGTTTCTGAAGTTCCGTCAGCTTTTGCAACAGCAATGTGAGTTGCGTCTACGAAAGAACCTATACCATTGAAAACAGTGATTTTATTTTTATCCATTAAGTAGTTGATTCCACCTACGGTTTGATCTACAACAGCTTGTTTGCGCGCGATCATTTTCTCTAAATTGATTTTTACATCACCAGAAACTTCGATTCCGTGATCTGCAAAATGAGCAATTTCTGAATAGTGGTGAGAAGATGATAATAATGCTTTTGAAGGAATACAACCTACGTTAAGGCAAGTTCCGCCTAATGAAGTATATTTTTCTACAATAGCAGTTTTGAAACCTAATTGTGCGCAACGAATTGCTGATACATATCCGCCAGGACCTGAACCTATAATGACTACGTCAAATGAACTCATAGTTTATCTATTTTATTTTAAGCGTCACAAATTTAAGGAATAAAGTTTTGTTTAAAGTTTAAATTTCAATGTTTTTTGCGTGAAATTTGGGGTTTTTATTAACCGCAAAGAGCGCTAAGATTTACGCAAGGTTCGCTAAGTTTTATTTTATCGTGACAAAATTTTGCTCGCAAAGACGCTAAGTCGCAAAATTTTTTTTGAATTGCCTTCCTGCTTTAGCTGGAGGTTTCAAATTGAAAACATATCAGGCTTTAGCCAAACTTTGAGAATTTTGACTAAAGCCTCTTGCTTATAACTATACTTTACATCTAGCTAAAGCTGGACGCAATTCAGCTATACAAAATTCACAAAAGAACTTCGCGACTTAGCGTCTTTGCGAGATTAAAAAACTTAGCATCTCAGAACCTTAAACCTTAAAAAGAAATCACCGTAGAGTTCTTCACTTCGCTAATCATAAACATACTTTGTGTGCTCCCGATATGCTGTAAAGAAGTTAGTTTGGTTACTAAAAATTCTCGATAGGCTTCCATATCTTTTACTAGAACTTTTAAAATATAATCGTAATCGCCGCTTACGTGGTGGCATTCTAAAACTTCATTTAGTTTGATGACTTCACTTTCGAATTTGGTTAAGAATTCTTTGGTATGCTGAATCAATTTTAAATGACAGAAAACTACAAATCCTTTTTCGATTTTAGATTTATCGACTAAAGCCGCATAGTTTTTTATAATGCCTTCGCGCTCCAGCTTTTTAATTCGTTCATAAACTGCTGTTACAGAAAGATTCAATTTTAAAGACAATTCTTTATTGGTCTTTTTGCTGTCGGTTTGAAGCAAAACGAGGAGTTTTTTATCTATTTCGTCAAGAGTCATTTTGGTTGATTGTTTTTACTTGATTGTTGATGGATTACTTAAGTGAAAGAAAATCTATTGACATGTATTTTTTAGAACAAATTTAGATTAAAAATCATTATTAATTTAATTTAATAGTTTTAAAATCTAAATAAAAACGAAACAATTGATTAATTATCTAAAACACTCTTTCTTTGACTGGAATTTCTTTTGAAAAACAAATGTCCTAGCCCTGATAGAAGTGGAAATCCTTTTGCTTTTTTCTTTAAAAAGTAAAAGATTGAAACGGATAGCAGGAAGCAGCTCCTTATCCTTCGACTTTGCTCAGGATGACAATGGCAACTTGAAACTAACAAAAAACTAACTATAATGAAAGACTTTAATCCAGCAGATAAAATTCAGGATTTGCAATACTTTGGGGAATTTGGCGGTGTGAATCCATCAATTTCTGATTCTTCTACTTATACTTTTTTATCGGCAAAAACGATGTTCGATACTTTTGAAGGCAATATGGAAGGCTGTTATTTGTATTCGCGCCATTCTTCACCAAGTAATTTGTACTTGGATCAGGCTTTGGCCGCAATGGAGGGAACAGAAACGGCAAATGTTTCAGCTTCTGGTATGGGCGCTATTACACCTACTCTATTGCAATTATGCGGTGCGGGAGATCATATCGTTTCAAGCCGAACGATTTATGGCGGTACCTATGCTTTTTTGAAGAATTTTACGCCTCGTTTTGGTATCGAAACCACTTTTGTTGACATTACTAAACTGGATGTTGTAGAAGCTGCAATTACTTCTAAAACTAAAGTTTTGTACTGCGAAACCGTAAGTAATCCGTTATTGGAAGTAGCAGATATTCGTGGTTTGGCTGCAATTGCCAAAAAGCACCATTTGAAATTAGTTGTAGACAACACGTTTTCTCCATTATCAGTTTCTCCTGCAAAATTGGGGGCTGATATTGTAATTCACAGTTTGACGAAATACATTAACGGAAGCAGTGATACCGTTGGTGGTGTAACGTGTGCTTCGAAAGAATTTATTAATTCGCTGAAAACTGTCAACACTGGCGCAAGCATGC
This is a stretch of genomic DNA from Flavobacterium endoglycinae. It encodes these proteins:
- the lpdA gene encoding dihydrolipoyl dehydrogenase, whose product is MSSFDVVIIGSGPGGYVSAIRCAQLGFKTAIVEKYTSLGGTCLNVGCIPSKALLSSSHHYSEIAHFADHGIEVSGDVKINLEKMIARKQAVVDQTVGGINYLMDKNKITVFNGIGSFVDATHIAVAKADGTSETIEAKYTVIATGSKPSSLPFIKIDKERIITSTEALALKEVPKHLVIIGGGVIGIELGQVYLRLGAQVSVVEFMDRIIPGMDGALSKELTKVLKKQGMKFYVSHKVKSVERNGDAVVVQAENAKGETITLEGDYSLVSVGRRPYTDGLNADKAGVKISDRGQVEVNDHLQTSTPNIYAIGDVVRGAMLAHKAEEEGVMVAEILAGQKPHIDYNLIPGVVYTWPEVAAVGQTEEQLKAAGVKYKSGSFPFKALGRARASADLDGFVKILADEKTDEVLGVHMIGARTADLIAEAVTAMEFKASAEDISRMSHAHPTFAEAVKEAALAATENRALHV
- a CDS encoding Lrp/AsnC family transcriptional regulator produces the protein MTLDEIDKKLLVLLQTDSKKTNKELSLKLNLSVTAVYERIKKLEREGIIKNYAALVDKSKIEKGFVVFCHLKLIQHTKEFLTKFESEVIKLNEVLECHHVSGDYDYILKVLVKDMEAYREFLVTKLTSLQHIGSTQSMFMISEVKNSTVISF
- a CDS encoding aminotransferase class I/II-fold pyridoxal phosphate-dependent enzyme; the encoded protein is MKDFNPADKIQDLQYFGEFGGVNPSISDSSTYTFLSAKTMFDTFEGNMEGCYLYSRHSSPSNLYLDQALAAMEGTETANVSASGMGAITPTLLQLCGAGDHIVSSRTIYGGTYAFLKNFTPRFGIETTFVDITKLDVVEAAITSKTKVLYCETVSNPLLEVADIRGLAAIAKKHHLKLVVDNTFSPLSVSPAKLGADIVIHSLTKYINGSSDTVGGVTCASKEFINSLKTVNTGASMLLGPTMDSLRSASVMKNLRTLHIRIKQHSHNAHFLADQFEKDGLKTVYPGLKSHPSHELYKTMINPEYGFGGMLTIDVGSLEKANELMELMQDRNLGYLAVSLGFYKTLFSAPGTSTSSEIPLEEQKEMGLTDGLIRFSIGLDNDIQRTYEMMKACMIELGVLQKDSKVLSC